From the genome of Pseudomonadota bacterium, one region includes:
- a CDS encoding alpha/beta hydrolase fold domain-containing protein, whose amino-acid sequence MIAQAPTARQSWPAVGAAAVVRYTLASMEQRAPPTATIAVRAPRRWRGRARRQRPSLLLTLAVVTASCVGAASEGERHPPARAPGGEGAADQPGEGVASPLLLGGGESSPAVPRAKRPLLLLLHGYGAGPESVVEGLGLARLLSRQRLLALVPAGRLDRHGQRFWRAGPACCDFFSTGAANADDAPRLQALLEQTWRAQRADARRLYVVGHSNGGHLAYRLACAGGGRLAAVVSLAGADFSKGPCPSPPRLSVLHVQGDRDPIVPYRPACVPRPGPRNSLCYPGAEASTRRWALRLGCAARRVAEAPLRVGAALSVSREHYADCPPGLDVALWTVRGGGHTTATFAPLLDAIWAWLNAHPRPPP is encoded by the coding sequence TTGATAGCCCAAGCGCCGACCGCGCGCCAGTCGTGGCCCGCGGTCGGCGCTGCCGCGGTCGTGCGCTACACTCTGGCCTCGATGGAGCAACGGGCGCCGCCGACCGCAACGATCGCTGTCCGCGCGCCTCGCCGCTGGCGAGGCCGCGCGCGGCGCCAGCGGCCCAGTCTGCTGCTGACCCTGGCCGTGGTGACGGCGAGCTGCGTTGGCGCGGCGAGCGAGGGCGAGCGGCATCCGCCTGCGCGCGCGCCCGGCGGCGAAGGCGCTGCAGACCAGCCAGGGGAGGGCGTCGCGTCGCCGCTGCTCTTGGGGGGGGGCGAGTCGTCGCCAGCGGTGCCGCGCGCCAAGCGGCCCCTGCTGCTGCTGCTCCACGGCTATGGCGCCGGCCCAGAGAGCGTGGTCGAGGGCCTCGGTCTCGCGCGGCTGCTCTCGCGGCAGAGGCTGCTCGCGCTCGTCCCCGCGGGCCGCCTCGATCGCCACGGCCAGCGCTTCTGGCGGGCCGGACCGGCCTGCTGTGACTTCTTTAGCACGGGCGCCGCCAACGCCGACGATGCACCGCGGCTCCAGGCCCTGCTGGAGCAGACCTGGCGCGCTCAGCGTGCCGATGCCCGTCGCCTCTACGTGGTGGGGCACTCGAACGGCGGGCATCTGGCCTACCGACTGGCCTGCGCCGGCGGCGGGCGCCTGGCCGCCGTGGTCAGCCTTGCCGGTGCCGACTTCTCCAAGGGGCCCTGCCCCTCGCCGCCGCGACTGAGCGTGCTCCACGTTCAGGGCGATCGCGACCCGATCGTGCCCTATCGACCGGCCTGCGTGCCGCGGCCGGGGCCGCGTAACTCCCTTTGCTATCCGGGTGCGGAGGCCAGCACGCGGCGGTGGGCCCTGCGCCTCGGCTGCGCGGCACGTCGGGTGGCCGAGGCGCCGCTGCGCGTAGGCGCTGCCCTCTCGGTTTCGCGTGAGCACTATGCCGACTGCCCTCCCGGGCTAGACGTGGCCCTCTGGACCGTGCGCGGCGGTGGCCACACTACGGCCACCTTCGCCCCGCTGCTCGACGCGATCTGGGCCTGGCTCAACGCGCATCCGCGGCCACCGCCCTAG
- the rimO gene encoding 30S ribosomal protein S12 methylthiotransferase RimO produces the protein MSAAIPSPSSTAIHFVSLGCPKNTVDTERMAGLARRQGLRLGAAPAEAEIIVVNTCGFIEAAKQESVETILDLAQQKHDGRCRLLLVAGCLAQRYPEELARELPEVDAFIGTADLGRLAGILEQREVAAGARITVGPAEGLEEAEYARELCGPAHTAYLKISEGCNRPCAFCAIPLMRGRQRSRTIGSLVAEAEQLVARGARELILVAQDSTAYGRDLRDEEHADLAQLLAALDGVAGLHWLRVHYAYPSLVTPELAEQMARLPRVVPYLDLPIQHIDDEVLRRMRRGYGAAQVRQALANLRAAMPTVAIRSTLLVGHPGESEEAHRRLCAFVSEAEIDHLGAFVFSPEEDTAAASQSETVPTALATERRDELMTLQRTRSRRRLRRLRGKLLEVMIDGVSEESELLLTGRHAGQSPGIDGTVILADASGAPGTLVRARVEDTSDYDLVARAE, from the coding sequence ATGAGCGCAGCGATCCCCAGCCCCAGCTCCACGGCGATTCATTTCGTCTCCCTCGGCTGCCCGAAGAACACCGTCGACACCGAACGGATGGCGGGGCTGGCGCGGCGCCAGGGACTGCGGCTCGGCGCGGCGCCAGCCGAGGCCGAGATCATCGTCGTCAACACCTGCGGCTTCATCGAGGCCGCCAAGCAAGAGTCGGTAGAGACCATCCTCGATCTGGCGCAGCAGAAGCACGACGGCCGCTGCCGCCTCTTGCTCGTCGCCGGCTGCCTGGCCCAGCGCTATCCCGAGGAGCTCGCGCGCGAGCTACCGGAGGTCGACGCCTTTATCGGCACGGCGGACCTCGGTCGTCTAGCGGGGATCCTCGAGCAGCGTGAGGTGGCGGCCGGCGCACGCATCACCGTGGGGCCAGCGGAGGGGCTGGAGGAGGCGGAGTACGCCCGCGAGCTCTGCGGCCCGGCACACACGGCCTACCTGAAGATCTCCGAGGGCTGTAACCGTCCGTGCGCGTTCTGCGCGATTCCGCTGATGCGCGGTCGCCAGCGCAGCCGCACGATCGGCTCGCTGGTGGCCGAGGCCGAGCAGCTCGTGGCGCGCGGCGCGCGCGAGCTGATTCTGGTGGCGCAGGACAGCACGGCCTACGGGCGCGACCTGCGCGACGAGGAGCACGCCGATCTGGCACAGCTCCTGGCGGCGCTCGACGGCGTGGCGGGCCTGCATTGGCTTCGCGTGCACTACGCCTACCCCTCGCTGGTGACGCCCGAGCTCGCCGAGCAAATGGCGCGGCTGCCACGGGTCGTCCCTTACCTCGATCTACCGATCCAGCACATCGACGACGAGGTGCTGCGCCGCATGCGACGCGGCTACGGCGCCGCGCAGGTGAGACAGGCGCTAGCGAATCTGCGCGCCGCGATGCCCACCGTGGCGATCCGGTCGACGCTCCTCGTCGGCCATCCGGGGGAGAGCGAGGAGGCCCATCGCCGGCTCTGCGCGTTCGTGAGCGAGGCCGAGATCGATCACCTCGGCGCCTTCGTCTTCTCGCCCGAGGAGGACACCGCGGCGGCAAGCCAGAGCGAGACCGTGCCGACCGCGTTGGCCACCGAGCGTCGAGACGAGCTGATGACCCTGCAGCGCACGCGCAGTCGCCGCCGCCTGCGGCGACTGCGCGGGAAGCTGCTCGAGGTGATGATCGACGGGGTCAGCGAGGAGAGCGAGCTGCTGCTGACCGGCCGCCATGCGGGCCAGTCGCCCGGCATCGACGGCACGGTGATTCTCGCCGACGCGAGCGGCGCCCCAGGCACCTTGGTGCGCGCCCGCGTCGAGGACACGAGCGACTACGACCTGGTCGCCCGGGCGGAGTAG
- a CDS encoding cyclic nucleotide-binding domain-containing protein, whose protein sequence is MNLTKLRQSLVAGDLEAARPLVAELGAGDADLGRAFGELIEGVDHVCHGGRAAAAEKLLQRLSNVQAGSADVRWLSWLWRATGLVRSGQLDVARTAADLALTIARQVDPASQAVTLALRAAVASLQGDFGHARVRVVEAAALLAGDSIAVAQLWLFWGQVMLATGCQREGLRALGQAALAVRQPWACVPLGRQALMANRVGEAEDILAPLATLGLALGDDVLCLLDLVAEVHAGRIGASVVGEYLWTTSQAMTPQVAGLAESLVEEKSGYPRLRLLLAWDLAQAGLFDRALQQLGAITASSGATDESVRNAARRSVVAVEALRGRWHQGVLDVVRVAAWALGAGRAPAAENTQQEGELFWIRRAIGAGQLERAEEDLELIPELDETLLQQEREFLQAVSSGAIPFEVAQEYVWIAERLLTEEQLGLVRAFADENRSLEMLQLVMARDLLREGFRHDARSMLEELVRRSQSEELKLACRRELQQFVTARLTVDLPPAIDLATFVRKPLPWPSVVDKNSLLFCGPLLELPLAVAEVAETITLEAGETLHAQGGRGEILYLLRQGELNASRLRGTLAQELGPFGAGSFLGEIGTLYGMPNTATLTAATGCEIGVIKRRSLRQATERAATTVVMETLRQLYWDTALHLCPLTTPTDEQWISQLALTEGRSRIFRPGEPLSIEPEAPLAILISGVGRVMAVEHGGVTLGFAVPGDLVLNAAARLLRVRAETVLSLAVVNSADLERLSTASRQALEEQLGRFLHAMQTVGVLSDDEQRAIVAQPTIVDRLRALAQGDPLQANDLR, encoded by the coding sequence ATGAACCTCACCAAGCTGCGACAGAGCCTCGTTGCCGGCGATCTGGAGGCTGCGCGCCCGCTTGTCGCGGAGCTTGGCGCGGGCGATGCCGACCTTGGGCGCGCCTTTGGCGAGCTCATCGAGGGGGTCGACCACGTCTGCCACGGCGGGCGGGCGGCCGCCGCCGAGAAGCTGCTCCAGCGGCTCAGCAACGTGCAGGCCGGCAGCGCCGACGTGCGCTGGTTGTCTTGGCTCTGGCGGGCGACGGGGCTCGTGCGCAGCGGTCAGCTCGACGTCGCGCGCACCGCCGCGGATCTCGCGCTGACGATTGCCCGCCAGGTCGATCCGGCGAGTCAGGCGGTGACGCTCGCGCTGCGAGCCGCGGTTGCCTCGCTCCAAGGCGACTTCGGCCATGCGCGGGTTCGGGTCGTCGAGGCTGCAGCGCTGCTCGCTGGTGATTCGATAGCGGTGGCCCAGCTCTGGTTGTTTTGGGGCCAGGTGATGCTCGCCACGGGCTGCCAGCGAGAGGGTTTGCGGGCGCTCGGGCAGGCGGCCCTGGCCGTTCGCCAGCCCTGGGCCTGCGTGCCGCTCGGGCGCCAGGCGCTGATGGCCAATCGCGTCGGTGAGGCCGAAGATATTCTCGCGCCGCTCGCGACCCTCGGCCTCGCGCTGGGTGATGACGTGCTCTGTCTGCTCGATCTGGTCGCCGAAGTGCATGCCGGCCGCATCGGGGCGAGCGTCGTCGGCGAGTACCTCTGGACGACCTCGCAGGCGATGACACCGCAGGTGGCCGGCCTGGCCGAGTCGCTCGTTGAAGAGAAGTCCGGCTACCCGCGTTTGCGCCTGCTGCTGGCCTGGGATCTGGCCCAGGCGGGTCTCTTCGACCGGGCCCTTCAGCAGCTCGGCGCGATCACCGCGTCCAGCGGCGCGACCGATGAGAGCGTACGCAATGCCGCTCGGCGCAGCGTGGTGGCGGTCGAGGCTCTGCGTGGTCGCTGGCATCAGGGCGTGCTGGATGTGGTGCGTGTGGCCGCCTGGGCCTTGGGGGCTGGACGCGCTCCAGCGGCGGAGAACACCCAGCAGGAGGGGGAGCTCTTCTGGATTCGGCGCGCGATCGGGGCCGGTCAGCTCGAGCGCGCGGAGGAAGACCTCGAGCTGATTCCCGAGCTGGATGAGACGCTCCTGCAACAGGAGCGCGAGTTCCTGCAGGCGGTGAGTTCCGGGGCCATTCCCTTCGAGGTGGCGCAGGAGTACGTCTGGATCGCCGAGCGCCTGCTGACCGAGGAACAGCTCGGGCTGGTGCGCGCGTTCGCCGACGAGAACCGCTCCTTGGAGATGCTGCAGCTGGTGATGGCTCGAGACCTGCTGCGCGAGGGCTTTCGCCACGACGCGCGCTCAATGCTCGAGGAGCTCGTGCGGCGCTCGCAAAGCGAGGAGCTGAAGCTCGCTTGCAGGCGCGAGCTGCAGCAGTTCGTGACCGCGCGGCTGACGGTCGATCTCCCCCCGGCGATCGATCTCGCGACCTTCGTCAGGAAGCCGCTACCGTGGCCCTCGGTGGTCGATAAGAACAGCCTGCTCTTCTGCGGGCCGCTGCTCGAGCTGCCGCTGGCCGTGGCCGAGGTCGCGGAGACCATCACGCTGGAGGCCGGGGAGACGCTGCACGCCCAGGGTGGCCGCGGTGAGATCCTCTACCTCCTGCGGCAGGGTGAGCTCAACGCCAGCCGCCTTCGCGGCACGCTGGCACAGGAGCTGGGCCCCTTTGGCGCCGGCTCGTTCTTGGGCGAGATCGGCACCCTCTATGGAATGCCGAATACGGCGACCTTGACGGCCGCCACGGGCTGCGAGATCGGCGTGATCAAGCGGCGTAGCCTGCGCCAGGCGACCGAGCGCGCGGCGACGACGGTCGTGATGGAGACGCTCCGTCAGCTCTACTGGGACACGGCGTTGCACCTCTGCCCGCTAACCACGCCGACGGATGAGCAGTGGATCTCGCAGCTCGCGCTGACCGAGGGGCGCTCGCGCATCTTCCGTCCCGGCGAGCCGCTCAGCATCGAACCCGAGGCGCCGCTGGCGATCCTGATCTCGGGTGTTGGCCGCGTGATGGCCGTCGAGCACGGCGGGGTGACCCTCGGCTTCGCCGTGCCGGGCGACCTCGTGCTCAACGCGGCAGCCCGCCTGCTGCGCGTGCGGGCCGAGACCGTATTGTCGCTCGCGGTGGTGAACAGCGCCGATCTCGAGCGTCTCTCGACGGCCAGTCGGCAGGCGCTCGAGGAGCAGCTCGGACGCTTTCTGCATGCGATGCAGACGGTGGGCGTGCTGAGCGACGACGAGCAGCGCGCCATCGTCGCTCAGCCCACGATCGTCGACCGCTTGCGTGCGCTGGCCCAGGGCGACCCGCTCCAGGCCAACGACTTGCGCTAG
- a CDS encoding tetratricopeptide repeat protein — protein sequence MDPRMPWLTLLLVLVLGAPALARAEGAASGAGQEPSQATDPARRVEALYAEGVALFRAGAYREALARFETAYGVLPVPNLLYNIGRSFEALGELDRALASYRRCMDHPDSSGEAKLRSAQRYETLVQARVTGAQATRPIEAAPPPAAPALQPAEPGAWRSTAGWVVLPVALAAVAAGGVAFVLGARDHAGIEDLLGYGDPAKVLEMTRAEALRRSDDGRLKKQIGVGLLAAGGVLAAAATALLIWPAERGTRGPQGGVAGPLTLGVTPLGAAAGGAPVTGAELVLRGGF from the coding sequence ATGGACCCGCGCATGCCTTGGTTGACCCTTCTGCTCGTCTTGGTCCTCGGCGCGCCGGCGCTCGCGCGCGCCGAGGGCGCGGCGAGTGGCGCGGGCCAAGAGCCGTCCCAGGCCACGGATCCGGCGCGCCGCGTCGAAGCCCTCTACGCCGAGGGTGTGGCGCTCTTTCGCGCCGGCGCCTATCGCGAGGCCCTCGCGCGCTTCGAAACAGCCTATGGCGTGCTTCCGGTGCCGAACCTCCTCTACAACATCGGGCGCAGCTTCGAGGCGCTCGGCGAGCTCGACCGAGCGCTTGCCAGCTACCGGCGCTGCATGGACCATCCGGACTCCTCGGGTGAGGCCAAGCTGCGCTCGGCCCAGCGCTATGAAACGCTCGTCCAGGCGCGGGTCACTGGTGCCCAGGCCACGCGCCCGATCGAGGCGGCGCCGCCACCGGCCGCGCCGGCGCTGCAGCCCGCGGAGCCCGGGGCGTGGCGGAGCACCGCCGGCTGGGTCGTGCTGCCCGTGGCCTTGGCCGCCGTCGCCGCGGGGGGAGTGGCCTTTGTGCTGGGCGCTCGCGACCACGCTGGAATCGAGGATCTGCTCGGCTACGGCGATCCGGCGAAGGTGCTCGAGATGACGCGCGCCGAGGCGCTCAGGCGCAGCGACGATGGGCGCCTCAAGAAGCAGATCGGCGTCGGGTTGCTGGCCGCCGGTGGGGTGCTCGCGGCCGCCGCGACGGCGTTGCTGATCTGGCCCGCGGAGCGCGGGACCAGGGGGCCACAGGGGGGCGTCGCGGGGCCACTGACGCTGGGCGTTACGCCCTTGGGCGCAGCGGCCGGCGGTGCGCCGGTGACGGGTGCGGAGCTCGTGCTTCGGGGGGGCTTCTAG
- a CDS encoding ABC transporter substrate-binding protein, with protein MGLGQILRASSACVLAIAVGGGCNGPSLEGLRFSCQASADCGGGFVCQGNPRECVAAYKDVNGVSDGRLVLGMTAAITEGLSALAPVGRQALLGFRAYFDKANSTGGVFGREVVVEVEEDEYKAALTLEKAEELIGGTPRKAFALVGVLGSPNALAAARLATEKRVLLFAPGSGADELEEDPPARYVFNVRARYSEEAEQLTAYALSTLRIPPQNVAAFGQGVSEFAGTNGPQDLDEFGASGRRGVVRGLAAHQIAEEAVLAASYNAGAAAVNTSRAIGEILRWMAQPASAAGRVPAVDGDVATAVVIAALPNAAASFICGLEAEIKAVQATGSAPSSWFAPAPSTQEIAQLKKVKTRRYLALSPVGIALKSLFGIYCDPTNSAAAKTVIATTVPDPTPGSSSASAVLEFREDQAAYFTRHETDASEELKLATVTSPIALEGYLSAKLLLSALRQHGPDLTTESFIDTLETLSVDVGIGAPLAYSPVSHQATKRLYAVELQADHSLKPLGLLTRE; from the coding sequence ATGGGTTTGGGGCAGATTCTGCGAGCGTCTAGCGCCTGCGTCCTGGCAATCGCCGTGGGCGGTGGCTGCAACGGACCGAGTCTCGAGGGCCTTCGCTTCAGCTGCCAGGCCAGCGCGGACTGCGGCGGGGGCTTCGTCTGTCAGGGCAATCCGCGCGAGTGCGTCGCCGCCTATAAAGACGTCAACGGGGTCTCCGACGGCCGATTGGTGCTGGGCATGACGGCGGCGATCACCGAGGGACTCTCCGCCCTCGCGCCGGTGGGTCGGCAGGCCCTGCTGGGTTTTCGCGCCTATTTCGACAAGGCCAACAGCACCGGTGGTGTCTTCGGGCGCGAGGTGGTGGTCGAGGTCGAGGAGGACGAGTACAAGGCAGCCCTCACCCTGGAGAAGGCAGAGGAGCTGATCGGCGGCACCCCGCGCAAGGCCTTCGCGCTGGTTGGCGTGTTGGGCAGTCCCAATGCGCTGGCGGCCGCGAGGCTGGCCACGGAGAAGCGGGTGCTGCTCTTCGCGCCGGGCAGCGGGGCCGACGAGTTGGAGGAGGATCCGCCGGCGCGCTACGTCTTCAATGTCCGGGCGCGCTACTCGGAGGAGGCGGAGCAGCTCACGGCCTACGCGCTGAGCACGCTCCGGATTCCGCCGCAGAACGTGGCGGCCTTTGGCCAGGGCGTCAGTGAGTTCGCAGGGACGAATGGACCGCAGGATCTCGACGAATTCGGTGCGAGCGGGCGTCGGGGCGTGGTGCGCGGCCTGGCGGCCCACCAGATCGCCGAGGAGGCGGTGCTTGCGGCCTCGTATAACGCAGGGGCAGCGGCGGTCAATACGAGTCGCGCGATCGGTGAAATTCTGCGCTGGATGGCGCAACCTGCCAGCGCGGCGGGTCGGGTGCCGGCCGTCGATGGCGATGTCGCCACGGCGGTCGTGATCGCGGCGCTGCCCAACGCCGCCGCGAGCTTTATCTGCGGCCTCGAGGCTGAGATCAAGGCCGTGCAGGCGACCGGCAGCGCGCCGTCGAGCTGGTTCGCTCCGGCCCCATCGACCCAGGAGATCGCGCAGCTGAAGAAGGTCAAGACCCGGCGCTATTTGGCGCTGTCGCCGGTGGGTATCGCGCTCAAGAGCCTCTTCGGTATCTACTGCGATCCGACGAACTCGGCCGCCGCCAAGACGGTGATCGCCACCACCGTGCCCGACCCGACTCCGGGGTCGTCGAGCGCCAGCGCGGTGCTCGAGTTCCGCGAGGACCAGGCCGCCTACTTCACGCGCCACGAAACAGACGCCTCCGAGGAGCTGAAGCTGGCGACCGTGACCAGTCCGATTGCCCTCGAGGGCTATCTCTCGGCCAAGCTGCTCCTTTCCGCGCTGCGCCAGCACGGGCCCGATCTGACGACCGAGTCCTTCATCGACACGCTTGAGACCCTGAGCGTGGACGTCGGCATAGGCGCGCCGCTCGCGTACTCGCCGGTGAGCCATCAGGCGACGAAGCGACTCTACGCGGTCGAGCTCCAGGCCGACCATAGCCTCAAGCCGCTGGGGCTTCTGACGCGGGAGTAG
- a CDS encoding agmatine deiminase family protein: protein MSRATPPTRRIAVGTGEAAPPAGLRYRMPAEWERHAATWLAWPHNASDWPGKLGAIHWVFGEIVRRLAPGERLRLVVASTAVERRARSVLARVGVDLAQIDWLPWPTNRGWLRDSGPVFVDDRRAQDSALKVCSFGFNAWARYSDWQLDARLAERAARHLGLPVLRARRGARDFVLEGGAIDVNGYGSALVTEECLLDPEVQVRNSGLDRRGYERLLADYLGISQVLWLGRGIAGDDTHGHVDDLCRFVDRRTVVLCSEDDPRDANYGALAENRERLQALRLEDGSRPQVVALPMPAPLWFGGRRLPASYANFYVGNAAVLVPTFNDPRDRQALGVLAELFRDRPVVGIHAVDLVWGLGTLHCLTQQEPLAGPARASARGARAPAAEDCA from the coding sequence ATGAGCCGGGCGACGCCGCCGACGCGGAGGATCGCGGTGGGCACGGGGGAGGCAGCGCCGCCGGCTGGGTTGCGCTACCGGATGCCCGCCGAATGGGAGCGGCATGCCGCGACGTGGCTGGCCTGGCCCCATAACGCGAGCGACTGGCCCGGCAAGCTGGGTGCGATCCACTGGGTCTTCGGTGAGATCGTGCGCCGCCTGGCGCCAGGCGAACGACTCCGCCTCGTCGTCGCCTCCACGGCGGTCGAGCGGCGGGCTCGCTCGGTGCTCGCGCGCGTCGGCGTCGATCTCGCTCAGATCGACTGGTTGCCCTGGCCGACCAATCGCGGCTGGCTCCGTGATAGCGGGCCCGTTTTCGTCGACGACCGGCGCGCGCAGGACAGCGCGCTGAAGGTCTGCAGCTTCGGCTTCAACGCGTGGGCGCGTTACTCGGATTGGCAGCTGGATGCGCGCCTGGCGGAGCGCGCGGCGCGTCACCTGGGCCTGCCGGTGCTGCGGGCCCGCCGCGGCGCGCGCGACTTCGTGCTCGAGGGCGGGGCGATCGACGTCAACGGCTACGGTAGCGCCCTGGTGACGGAGGAATGCCTGCTCGATCCTGAGGTTCAGGTGCGCAATTCGGGCCTCGACCGGCGTGGCTACGAGCGGCTCTTGGCCGACTACCTCGGGATCAGCCAGGTGCTCTGGCTCGGTCGCGGGATCGCCGGCGACGATACCCACGGCCACGTCGACGATCTCTGCCGCTTCGTCGACCGGCGCACTGTCGTGCTCTGCAGCGAGGACGACCCGCGCGACGCCAACTACGGGGCGCTGGCGGAGAACCGCGAGCGCCTGCAGGCGCTGCGCCTCGAGGACGGATCGCGTCCGCAGGTGGTGGCGCTGCCGATGCCGGCTCCGCTCTGGTTCGGCGGGCGGCGCCTGCCTGCCAGCTACGCCAACTTCTATGTCGGCAATGCGGCGGTGCTGGTGCCGACCTTCAACGATCCGCGTGATCGGCAGGCGCTGGGCGTGCTGGCCGAGCTGTTTCGCGATCGTCCGGTGGTCGGCATTCACGCGGTTGATCTGGTATGGGGACTGGGTACGCTCCATTGCTTGACCCAGCAGGAGCCGCTGGCGGGCCCGGCGCGCGCCAGCGCGAGGGGCGCTCGCGCGCCAGCCGCCGAAGATTGCGCCTGA
- a CDS encoding carbon-nitrogen hydrolase gives MTSTKIALVQMAMGPEPADNLRRATELIGEAAGRGAALVCLPELFLRRYFCQHEAVQHFDAAEPIPGPTTQALAAVARRERVALIVPLFERRAAGVFHNSAALLDAEGALSGVYRKMHIPDDPGYYEKYYFAPGDLGFLAFDLGQVRIAVLICWDQWYPEAARLAALRGASVLFYPTAIGWHPQEKQAEGAVQRDAWRTVQRGHAVANGVYVAAANRVGHEPGEAGGAGIEFWGSSFVCDPQGVVLAEAGAADEQILLATIESSRIEQVRRHWPFLRDRRIDAYADLQRRFIDK, from the coding sequence ATGACTAGTACCAAGATCGCGCTCGTGCAGATGGCGATGGGCCCCGAGCCGGCCGACAACCTGCGCCGCGCCACCGAGCTGATTGGGGAGGCCGCTGGGCGGGGTGCCGCGTTGGTCTGCCTACCCGAGCTCTTCCTTCGACGCTATTTCTGTCAGCACGAAGCCGTGCAGCACTTCGACGCGGCGGAGCCGATTCCCGGCCCGACGACGCAGGCGCTGGCGGCGGTCGCGCGGCGCGAGCGGGTCGCGCTGATCGTTCCACTCTTCGAGCGGCGCGCGGCAGGCGTCTTTCACAACAGCGCGGCGCTGCTCGACGCTGAGGGCGCCTTGAGCGGCGTCTACCGCAAGATGCACATCCCGGATGATCCGGGCTACTACGAGAAATACTACTTCGCGCCCGGCGATCTCGGGTTCCTCGCCTTCGACTTGGGACAGGTGCGGATCGCCGTGCTGATTTGTTGGGACCAGTGGTACCCGGAGGCCGCACGCTTGGCTGCCTTGCGCGGCGCGTCGGTGCTCTTCTACCCGACCGCCATCGGTTGGCATCCGCAGGAGAAGCAGGCGGAGGGCGCCGTGCAGCGCGACGCCTGGCGCACGGTCCAGCGCGGCCATGCGGTGGCGAACGGCGTGTACGTTGCCGCGGCCAATCGCGTCGGTCATGAGCCCGGCGAGGCCGGGGGCGCGGGGATCGAGTTCTGGGGCTCGTCGTTCGTCTGCGATCCGCAGGGCGTCGTCCTGGCGGAGGCGGGCGCGGCGGACGAGCAGATCCTGCTGGCGACCATCGAGTCGTCCCGCATCGAGCAGGTGCGACGCCATTGGCCCTTCTTGCGCGATCGGCGCATCGACGCCTACGCTGATCTTCAGCGCCGCTTCATCGACAAATGA